DNA from Pomacea canaliculata isolate SZHN2017 linkage group LG9, ASM307304v1, whole genome shotgun sequence:
ccacAAGTCCGTGGAACAACCGGCACCAGTCGCAGAACTGAAATGACCGATTACTGCTGGACCTTCAAAATCAAACATGTTcctaataattaataattttaactgaaTAATTTGTTATGTACTGTtagtaacattttttatgtaGCATTTACGATAACCGTTTTGACACTCACGTCCAGTAATTAGATATAAGGAAGATAACTCTAATAAAAGTTTACTCTTTACGGGGAGAGGGGGAAAAGTCGTACGGCATCGTAAACACGTCGTTGGAAACGTTCGCAGGTAGTTGTAGTGGACTAATTGTGCGTGTTACAAAGTTCGCAGTTGAAGTGTAAGCTCTTTTTCCTACATATGAACAGCGTgcataacaaacattatttatctTAGCACTGAGATACGCTAATACTTGATGCTAGGACCAATAATAGTTCTTTGTGTTcgttgaagtgtgtgtgtgtgttttacgcACAGTAAATGACTTAATTTTAGCCTTGGTTGTTGTTTTAACGAACCCacccaatttttttaaacactagtTTCAGTAAGAGAATGGAGCAGTACAGCATCCTTGGACGCATTGGTGAAGGAGCGCACGGCATTGTTTTGAAAGCAAAACATATTGAGGTGACTCTTTATTTCTGCTAAATTTTCTCCctttatttttatactctagctataatataaatatacatcttttcattatttaattgtAGATCTGTCAGAATCAGTTATCTAAATTTAACAACAGTTAAACTATTTCAGCTTTGTAATTTTGTAAgtatagttttttaaaattacaaaaattccTACTTAACCTCAAACTGTGGTATAAAATGTCTTTGATATAGATTATGCTGTAAAAAATTCTCATCTGCACATCCCATTCTTTGGAAATGTAACGTAAATATGTTCATATATGTTTTGCAGAGTGGTGAAGTTGTTGCATTGAAGAAGGTTTCACTAAAAAATCCTGAAGATGGCATCCCCAATACAGCTCTCAggtagtgtatatatatatagtggagTTTTTTTCTCTAACTTTATGTTCCAAATTCACcagtaatatatatttaaatcgAGTTAgtgttggaattttttttagaagtgaAGTACATTGTATTACTTTCATTTCTTGGCAGAGAGATCAAGGCTTTGCAGCTAATTGAGGATAACCCATATGTAAGTATGAATATGATGCATGTTCAGCATGACCCATGTCAGCTTTCATGAATGTTCAAATGCTCTTTATGTAGATCCATTCATGAACATGTGAAACTGTTTTGTAGATTTCTGCATATGCAGTTGTAACACTTAAAGACAGACCTACCTTGCTATTTTGCCACAtctgtcaaacaaaaatattggacAAATGTGGCAACATAAATATTCTGGGGGGTCACTTTTGGGAAAATTTGTTCTTTGACAACGTGTGGGGAAAAGAGGTATTGACAAGATAATGGATGGTGGGAAGAGTTGAGACTAAAGGAAAAGGGAGAATCAGtgttatttatacatatacaccATACACACTAGacatttacttttcttctttgtataaGATTCTGTGTACAAGTGCTTTAGAAAAGCATCACCTCtaataatttttgtgtgaattaattgaaacatctgtttttaattttgacaGGTTGTGCGATTGCGTGAAGCTTTTCCCCATGGCTCCATGATTGTGTTAGTTTTTGAGTATATGTTGTCTGACCTGTCAGAAGTGATCCGTAAGTCAGAGCGCCCACTTACTAAAGGTCAAGTAAAGTCATATATGCTGATGCTCTTCAAAGGTCTGGCTTTTCTTCATGATAACAAGATTATGCACCGAGTAAGTGTACATCACTATCTGTATTTGAATTTGCTTCCTATTTATGATTGAATGATGGTGCTCAAGAAGTGTCTAAGCTACATGAGGATAGCTTTCAATTAACCTCCTGGGTCTTAATCACTGAGCATTACAtgggatctggcatagccataagatcaggttcactaccaagtacaagctgtacaaatctcTGGTAGTACAGATCCTGCTCTACAGATGTGACACATACATGGACTTATGGACCCTGCTCGCTTAAACGGAAAGgaaaatccaggcattcaagaaaAAGTGCCTGAAGAGGCTGCTCTAGacctatccatgtgctccccccaGCGATAAGTGCTGGTCAAGGGGATGACTGACTGACTGCAGCGTTAAGCTCAAGTACTATTTAGAGTTAAcaatttttacttaaaatttaaaCCCTGGCCAATGtagttaatttaaaaatttaaacccTTGCAAGTATGGAGGTTagatatattttgaatttataaaatagatatattataaatatattttaagatttaaactgattttttcaGGATCTGAAGCCAGCCAACTTGCTGATCAGCTCAACAGGCCACCTAAAGCTTGCAGACTTTGGCCTGGCACGTGTCTTCCATAACAAAGGCGAGAGGGAGTATAGTCATCAAGTTGCCACAAGGTCTGGTGTGATTACACTACTATATTCCTAAAACTAAGAGTATTACATAGTAtataaatttgtgaaaataactTTGGCAAAGGGatatttatacatgtttgatgagatatgagaaaatatttttgctaaCATCAGTTTACTGCATGCCATAATCATTAACTACACTCATATAATTTCAGATGGTATAGAGCCCCAGAACTTCTTTATGGAGCTCGCAAGTATGATGAAGGGGTTGATCTGTGGTGAGTTGAGGATGCTGTGAATGATGTTTCATACATGTGTAGTTTAATCCTGTGTACTTATTTCATTATTCTGTTTGTAGTTTTCTTACATTAAAAGTGACTGAAATCTTTTTTGTGGAAGTTGGATAAGATAAGGCCCATGTTTTCCACAGTGATCAAACATGCAATATATTGTAATtccaattaaaataaaagaatgcaaacATGTTAAAAACACAATGGTTACTTTACaagatgtttgtgtgaagtgCGGACGTTTTTATCAGTCCTCTCTTTTTTTCGGTGCTGGTCACTTGCTAACTGGTATCCAACAGAAAGTTAGGGTAGAAAAGTTTATTCATACCCTTCTGGGGGCATGTAGAACTTAACACCTATGGGGAGAAAAACACCTATCAAATTGAAAAATGAACTGAAAGGATTAAATCAGAGGTGGAATATTAATGAGCATATTTTTATAGCACAGTTCACCATTTTTAAGTAGGCAGATTGCACTGCGCCAACACTATATTACAATACCCAAATATAGAAATGTTGACTCAAAACAAGCAATAGACACGAAGACAGCAATATAGCATAAAGTATAAGTGTGAGATCTTGCAGTTAAGTCAAGTTCAGGGAAGGTTAATTAGTTTGAACACTGGGTT
Protein-coding regions in this window:
- the LOC112571983 gene encoding cyclin-dependent kinase 20-like, with protein sequence MEQYSILGRIGEGAHGIVLKAKHIESGEVVALKKVSLKNPEDGIPNTALREIKALQLIEDNPYVVRLREAFPHGSMIVLVFEYMLSDLSEVIRKSERPLTKGQVKSYMLMLFKGLAFLHDNKIMHRDLKPANLLISSTGHLKLADFGLARVFHNKGEREYSHQVATRWYRAPELLYGARKYDEGVDLWAAGCIFGELLNNSPVFPGENDIEQLCLVIRVLGTPSEKTWPGMHEEDLPDFHKISFEPCQPVPLEEIFPDASSEALDLLKCFLVYPSKKRISAKKALLHPYFFTEPLPAHHSELPIPQRSSRRSGLHLKHQTHDYNIDLPLQEIVVDPQLLAPHVIKMKQ